Proteins from one Paraburkholderia sp. BL10I2N1 genomic window:
- a CDS encoding glycine zipper 2TM domain-containing protein: protein MKAMSRVAVEVVFGGSLIMTGCAYNSSSADVYTASQAQREETVRMAVVDSVRAVKISSNNGQPSGIGAIGGGALGAVAGSAIGGGRGSILTGIVGGLAGVVAGNAVENGAAMRDGLEITVRLDNGDMRAITQTATGEIFRAGDRVRLLSSGGVTRVTH from the coding sequence ATGAAAGCGATGAGTCGCGTAGCAGTCGAAGTGGTGTTCGGCGGTTCGCTGATCATGACTGGATGCGCGTATAACAGCAGCTCGGCGGACGTCTACACGGCGTCGCAGGCGCAGCGCGAAGAGACGGTCCGGATGGCTGTCGTCGACAGCGTACGGGCGGTCAAGATCAGCTCGAATAACGGCCAGCCGAGCGGCATTGGCGCCATCGGCGGCGGTGCGCTGGGGGCGGTGGCAGGCAGCGCGATTGGCGGCGGCCGTGGCTCGATCCTGACGGGTATCGTCGGCGGTCTGGCGGGTGTGGTAGCAGGCAACGCAGTAGAAAACGGCGCAGCCATGCGCGACGGCCTCGAAATTACCGTGCGACTCGATAACGGCGACATGCGTGCCATCACGCAAACCGCCACGGGCGAAATCTTCCGCGCAGGCGATCGCGTTCGCCTGCTCTCCAGCGGCGGCGTGACACGCGTCACGCACTAG
- a CDS encoding histone H1-like DNA-binding protein, which translates to MAMAKKAAKKAAVKKVAAKKAAPAKKAAPAKKVAVKKVAAKKVAVKKVAAKKAAPAKKVAAKKVAAKKVAVKKVAAKKAAPAKKAAAKKVAVKKVAAKKAAPAKKAAAKKAAPAKKAAAKKAPAKKAAAKKAAPAKKAAAKKAAPAKKAAPAKKAVAKKAAPAPAAPAASTAPAATVKTALNPAAAWPFPTGSRP; encoded by the coding sequence ATGGCAATGGCAAAGAAAGCTGCGAAGAAAGCGGCTGTGAAGAAGGTTGCAGCCAAGAAAGCTGCTCCGGCGAAGAAGGCTGCACCGGCCAAGAAGGTCGCCGTGAAGAAGGTTGCTGCCAAGAAAGTGGCAGTGAAGAAGGTCGCAGCGAAGAAGGCTGCGCCGGCGAAGAAGGTTGCAGCGAAGAAGGTCGCTGCCAAGAAAGTCGCTGTGAAGAAGGTTGCAGCGAAGAAGGCAGCACCGGCCAAGAAGGCCGCTGCAAAGAAAGTCGCAGTGAAGAAGGTTGCTGCAAAGAAGGCCGCGCCGGCTAAGAAGGCTGCAGCGAAGAAGGCAGCACCGGCCAAGAAGGCCGCTGCGAAGAAGGCGCCTGCGAAAAAGGCTGCTGCCAAGAAGGCTGCCCCTGCGAAGAAGGCTGCCGCGAAGAAGGCTGCCCCTGCCAAGAAGGCCGCCCCTGCGAAGAAGGCTGTCGCGAAGAAGGCCGCACCTGCTCCCGCTGCGCCTGCTGCATCGACCGCGCCGGCTGCGACGGTGAAGACTGCGTTGAATCCGGCTGCTGCATGGCCGTTTCCGACTGGCAGCCGTCCGTAA
- a CDS encoding ribonucleotide-diphosphate reductase subunit beta, whose product MLNWDDEITAVTPSSASQQDMLRNAAGSAVGTQAATRAAHQAPSAQDIFANDIAVAPPVTRHGAQGTAPTAPAAVSEARVNVADKRIINGQTDVNQLVPFKYKWAWEKYLSGCANHWMPQEINMSRDIALWKDPNGLTEDERRIVKRNLGFFVTADSLAANNIVLGTYRHITAPECRQFLLRQAFEEAIHTHAYQYIVESLGLDEGEIFNAYHEVSSIRAKDEFLIPYIHVLTDPAFKTGTVEADQTLLRSLIVFACVMEGLFFYVGFTQILALGRQNKMTGAAEQYQYILRDESMHCNFGIDLINQIKLENPHLWTAEFRAEIREIFKQAVDLEYRYAEDTMPRGVLGLNASMFKSYLRFICNRRCQQIGLDPLYPNEENPFPWMSEMIDLKKERNFFETRVIEYQTGGALSWE is encoded by the coding sequence ATGCTCAACTGGGATGACGAGATCACTGCCGTAACTCCCTCGAGCGCTTCGCAACAAGATATGTTGCGCAACGCTGCGGGATCGGCTGTCGGGACGCAGGCTGCAACGCGTGCCGCTCATCAGGCTCCCTCGGCTCAGGATATCTTCGCGAACGACATCGCCGTCGCTCCTCCTGTTACCCGTCACGGCGCTCAAGGCACTGCGCCGACTGCACCGGCCGCTGTCTCCGAAGCGCGCGTGAATGTCGCCGACAAGCGCATCATCAACGGCCAGACTGACGTCAACCAACTGGTGCCGTTCAAATACAAGTGGGCGTGGGAAAAGTACCTGTCGGGCTGTGCGAACCACTGGATGCCCCAGGAAATCAACATGTCCCGCGACATCGCGCTCTGGAAAGACCCGAACGGGCTGACCGAAGACGAGCGCCGGATCGTCAAGCGTAACCTCGGTTTCTTCGTGACGGCGGACTCGCTCGCCGCGAACAACATCGTGCTGGGCACCTACCGCCACATCACGGCGCCCGAATGCCGCCAGTTCCTGCTGCGCCAGGCGTTCGAAGAGGCGATCCACACCCACGCTTACCAGTACATCGTCGAATCGCTCGGCCTGGACGAAGGCGAGATCTTCAATGCGTATCACGAAGTCTCCTCGATCCGCGCGAAAGACGAATTCCTGATTCCGTACATCCATGTGCTGACCGATCCGGCCTTCAAGACCGGCACGGTCGAGGCCGATCAGACGCTGCTTCGCTCGCTGATCGTGTTCGCCTGTGTGATGGAAGGCCTCTTCTTCTATGTCGGCTTCACGCAGATTCTTGCACTAGGCCGCCAGAACAAGATGACCGGCGCGGCGGAACAGTACCAGTACATCCTTCGTGACGAATCGATGCACTGCAACTTCGGCATCGACCTCATCAACCAGATCAAACTCGAAAACCCGCACCTGTGGACGGCTGAGTTCCGCGCGGAAATCCGCGAAATCTTCAAGCAGGCTGTCGATCTCGAATATCGCTACGCAGAAGACACGATGCCGCGCGGGGTGCTCGGCCTCAATGCGTCGATGTTCAAGAGCTATCTGCGCTTCATCTGCAACCGCCGTTGCCAGCAGATCGGTCTCGATCCGCTGTACCCGAACGAGGAAAACCCGTTCCCGTGGATGAGCGAGATGATCGACCTGAAGAAGGAACGCAACTTCTTTGAGACGCGGGTCATTGAATATCAGACCGGCGGCGCACTCTCCTGGGAATAA
- a CDS encoding ribonucleoside-diphosphate reductase subunit alpha, with the protein MQTTDNVTTRYEGAPSHSLGGQAQGGQPLTPQATFADYKVIRRNGSVVSFEPSKIAIAVTKAFLAVNGGQGAASARVRELVEQLTQNVVRALLRSRPNGGTFHIEDIQDQVELALMRGGEHNVARAYVLYREKRTQERSHEPEAAAGAPGLNVVDGGVTRPLDMNALRSIIESACANLGDAVSAEPIVAETVKNLYDGVPMSQVYDSAILAARTMIEKDPAYSQVTARILLHTIRREILEEEVTQGEMGERYAEYFPTFIKRGVQVELLDDKLMQFDLKRLGAALDAERDLQFGYLGLQTLYDRYFLHSDGVRIEMPQAFFMRVAMGLALNEIDREARAIEFYNVLSSFDFMSSTPTLFNSGTRRSQLSSCYLTTVDDDLDGIYEALKENALLSKFAGGLGNDWTRVRALGSHIKGTNGKSQGVVPFLKVVNDTAVAVNQGGKRKGAVCAYLESWHLDIEEFLELRKNTGDDRRRTHDMNTANWIPDLFMKRVHEGGDWTLFSPSTCPDLHDKFGAEFEAAYTAYEDKVARGEIKLFKKIPAAQLWRKMLGMLFETGHPWITFKDPCNIRSPQQHVGVVHSSNLCTEITLNTSDSEIAVCNLGSVNLVAHLTKQADGTLALDHDKLKRTISVAMRMLDNVIDINYYAVAKARNSNLKHRPVGMGIMGFQDCLHLLRTPYASEEAVRFADTSMEAVCYYAYYASTELAAERGRYSSYRGSLWDRGILPQDTLKLLAEARGGYVEVDSSESMDWTELRGRIATYGMRNSNCVAIAPTATISNIIGVSACIEPTFQNLYVKSNLSGEFTVVNDYLVRDLKERGLWDEVMVADLKYFDGTLSRIDRIPADLRAIYATAFEVDPKWLVEAASRRQKWIDQAQSLNIYMGGASGKKLDEVYKLAWLRGLKTTYYLRTMAATHVEKSTVAHGALNAVSSGGGESSGGAAGGAAGFGASGGAASSGGLQAAAAHAASVAPAAVAVEAAPEADGPVCMMRPGDPGFEECEACQ; encoded by the coding sequence ATGCAAACGACCGACAACGTGACGACCCGGTACGAGGGCGCACCCAGTCACTCCCTCGGCGGACAGGCACAGGGCGGCCAGCCGCTCACCCCGCAGGCGACCTTCGCCGACTACAAGGTGATCCGTCGTAACGGCAGCGTCGTGTCGTTCGAGCCGTCGAAAATCGCCATCGCGGTGACGAAGGCATTTCTGGCCGTCAACGGCGGGCAAGGCGCGGCGTCGGCACGCGTGCGCGAACTGGTGGAGCAGCTCACGCAGAACGTCGTGCGCGCACTGCTGCGCAGCCGCCCGAACGGCGGCACCTTCCACATCGAAGACATCCAGGATCAGGTCGAACTCGCGCTGATGCGCGGCGGCGAACACAACGTCGCACGTGCGTACGTGCTGTATCGCGAGAAGCGCACGCAGGAGCGTAGCCATGAGCCGGAAGCGGCAGCGGGCGCGCCTGGTTTGAACGTGGTCGACGGCGGCGTGACGCGTCCGCTCGATATGAACGCATTGCGCTCGATCATCGAATCGGCCTGCGCGAACCTGGGCGACGCCGTGAGCGCCGAACCGATCGTCGCGGAAACGGTGAAGAACCTGTACGACGGCGTGCCGATGAGCCAGGTCTATGACTCGGCCATCCTCGCTGCGCGCACGATGATCGAAAAGGATCCGGCCTACAGCCAGGTCACGGCCCGCATCCTGCTGCACACGATCCGCCGCGAGATCCTCGAAGAGGAAGTCACGCAGGGCGAAATGGGCGAGCGTTACGCTGAATACTTCCCGACCTTCATCAAGCGCGGCGTGCAGGTTGAACTGCTCGACGACAAGCTGATGCAGTTCGACCTGAAGCGTCTGGGCGCAGCGCTCGACGCCGAGCGCGACCTGCAGTTCGGCTACCTCGGCCTGCAAACGCTGTATGACCGCTACTTCCTGCATAGCGACGGCGTGCGGATTGAAATGCCGCAGGCATTCTTTATGCGTGTCGCGATGGGTCTCGCGCTGAATGAGATCGACCGCGAAGCACGCGCGATCGAGTTCTACAACGTGCTGTCGAGCTTCGACTTCATGAGCTCGACGCCGACGCTGTTCAACTCGGGCACGCGCCGCTCGCAGCTGTCGTCGTGCTACCTGACGACGGTCGACGACGACCTCGACGGCATCTATGAAGCACTGAAGGAGAACGCGCTGCTGTCGAAGTTCGCCGGCGGCCTCGGCAACGACTGGACGCGCGTGCGGGCGCTCGGCTCGCATATCAAGGGCACCAACGGCAAGTCGCAAGGCGTCGTGCCGTTCCTCAAGGTGGTCAACGACACGGCTGTCGCCGTGAACCAGGGCGGCAAGCGCAAAGGCGCGGTCTGCGCGTACCTCGAATCGTGGCACCTGGACATCGAAGAGTTCCTCGAGCTGCGCAAGAACACCGGTGACGACCGTCGTCGCACGCACGACATGAACACGGCGAACTGGATTCCCGATCTGTTCATGAAGCGCGTGCACGAAGGCGGCGACTGGACGCTGTTCTCGCCGTCCACCTGCCCGGATCTGCACGACAAGTTCGGCGCCGAGTTCGAAGCGGCTTACACAGCTTACGAAGACAAGGTGGCGCGCGGCGAGATCAAGCTGTTCAAGAAGATCCCGGCGGCGCAACTGTGGCGCAAGATGCTCGGCATGCTGTTTGAAACCGGCCATCCGTGGATCACCTTCAAGGATCCGTGCAACATCCGTTCACCGCAGCAGCACGTGGGCGTGGTGCACTCGTCGAACCTGTGCACGGAAATCACGCTGAACACCAGCGACAGCGAAATCGCCGTCTGCAACCTCGGCTCGGTCAACCTCGTCGCTCACCTGACGAAGCAGGCCGACGGCACGCTGGCGCTCGACCACGACAAGCTGAAGCGCACCATCAGCGTCGCGATGCGCATGCTCGACAACGTGATCGACATCAACTATTACGCGGTCGCCAAGGCACGTAACTCGAACCTGAAGCACCGTCCGGTCGGCATGGGCATCATGGGGTTCCAGGACTGCCTGCACCTGCTGCGCACGCCGTACGCGTCGGAAGAGGCCGTCAGGTTCGCCGACACGTCGATGGAAGCGGTCTGCTACTACGCGTACTACGCGTCGACCGAGCTGGCTGCCGAGCGCGGCCGCTATTCGAGCTACCGCGGCTCCCTGTGGGATCGCGGCATCCTCCCGCAGGACACGCTGAAGCTGCTCGCCGAAGCGCGTGGCGGCTATGTCGAGGTGGATTCGAGCGAGTCGATGGACTGGACGGAGCTGCGTGGGCGCATCGCTACCTACGGCATGCGCAACTCGAACTGCGTGGCGATCGCGCCGACGGCGACGATCTCGAACATCATCGGCGTCTCGGCCTGCATCGAGCCGACGTTCCAGAACCTGTACGTGAAGTCGAACCTGTCGGGCGAATTCACGGTGGTGAACGACTACCTGGTGCGCGACCTGAAGGAACGTGGCCTGTGGGACGAAGTGATGGTCGCCGACCTGAAGTACTTCGACGGCACGCTGTCGCGCATCGACCGCATCCCGGCGGACCTCCGCGCGATCTACGCGACCGCGTTCGAAGTCGATCCGAAGTGGCTGGTCGAAGCGGCATCGCGTCGCCAGAAGTGGATCGACCAGGCGCAGTCGCTCAACATCTACATGGGCGGTGCATCGGGCAAGAAGCTCGACGAGGTCTACAAGCTCGCGTGGCTGCGCGGTCTGAAGACGACCTATTACCTCCGCACGATGGCGGCGACGCACGTCGAGAAGTCGACGGTCGCGCACGGCGCCCTTAACGCGGTGTCCTCGGGCGGCGGCGAAAGCTCGGGCGGTGCGGCAGGCGGCGCGGCTGGTTTCGGCGCGAGCGGCGGTGCAGCATCGTCGGGTGGCTTGCAGGCAGCGGCGGCTCATGCAGCCTCCGTGGCGCCCGCCGCAGTCGCGGTGGAAGCAGCGCCGGAAGCAGACGGTCCAGTGTGCATGATGCGTCCGGGCGATCCGGGCTTCGAAGAGTGCGAAGCGTGCCAGTAA
- the ampD gene encoding 1,6-anhydro-N-acetylmuramyl-L-alanine amidase AmpD: MSDDFTVDADGWVAAARKLPTSNFEARPEGVPPTLIVVHNISLPPGEFGGSAIAELFQNRLDCDAHPYFDTHLRGVKVSAHFVIHRDGALEQYVSCDERAWHAGVSSFFGRERCNDFSIGIELEGSDTTAFEPAQYRTLSALVTALVGHYPIEALASHSDIAPGRKTDPGPHFEWPRLQRDTRLADRYFPYLKFSAAS; this comes from the coding sequence ATGAGCGACGATTTCACCGTCGATGCTGACGGTTGGGTCGCAGCCGCACGCAAACTGCCAACCTCGAATTTCGAAGCGCGCCCCGAGGGCGTGCCGCCTACGCTCATCGTCGTTCACAACATCAGCCTGCCTCCCGGCGAGTTCGGCGGCAGCGCGATCGCTGAGCTCTTCCAGAACCGTCTCGACTGTGACGCGCATCCGTACTTCGACACGCACCTGCGCGGCGTCAAGGTGTCGGCGCACTTCGTGATCCATCGCGACGGCGCGCTCGAACAGTACGTATCGTGCGATGAGCGTGCCTGGCATGCGGGCGTCTCGAGCTTCTTCGGTCGCGAGCGCTGCAATGACTTCTCGATCGGCATCGAGCTGGAAGGCAGCGACACGACCGCGTTCGAACCGGCGCAATACCGGACCTTGAGCGCGCTTGTGACAGCCCTCGTCGGACACTATCCCATCGAAGCCCTCGCCAGCCACTCCGATATCGCACCGGGTCGCAAGACCGATCCGGGTCCGCATTTCGAGTGGCCCCGTCTTCAGCGCGACACCAGGCTCGCGGATCGGTATTTCCCCTATCTCAAGTTTTCCGCAGCGTCATAA